The nucleotide window tccagtatccgtagttttaggtgctgcacatctcgtatcttcacagcagagacgatcgccttcagatgaccccaaagataaaagtctcaGCGGGTCAGATTGGTAGACCTTGGGGGTCATTCAACTGGCCCACAACGACCAATCCGCTTTCCAGTAAGTGGAAGAAggacaatccaacacaatgggcagcactttgaacacattttataagtggtgagaaacttgtgaataactcatgaaagaataaagtcacgttaaaaccaagcacaccgttgtttttcttgtgaaattcttaataagtttgatgtgtcacatgaccctcttcccattgaaaaaacaaaagttggatcaaAAATGTCccccatggtcaccacccatcttgaaaagtttcccccctcccatatactaatgtgccacaaacaggaagttaatatcaccaaccattcccattttattaaggtgtatccatagaaatggctGACCTTGTATTGATATTTGGTGCCGACATTATTATTTGCTTAAGGAAGGATGACAGTTTTGTTCCACCTTTTAATTGGAACAGTTTGAACATTACTCGTTGAAGAAGAATGGCAACAGAAAAGCCACAAACGGCTAATCTGACTTTTCACTTCTCTGTCCAaagtattaaacaaaaatggtgttttttttttctaaatgacaAAGTCAAATATTCCTTCATAAAAGCGTCTAATCCTTTAGTTTATCATTGACATAAACATGGATACCAGACAGGAAGTCATCTCATATTTCTGCTTATCAGGCACAGACTGCATTAATATTAATCAGATCAACGTCAATGAAAACTTGgctaaaacatttagattttgtCAACATGGAGCTTCAGATTACCTACAGTATCACCATGTCAGATTGGctattatttcaaaataaaacacaagtttaaactTAAGGATTTTCTTCTCATTGGTTCAGCTTTAAACATTAATCCTTGTGTGCATAACAATCCAATATTTCTACTTTTTCTCTTTGATTATAATCCTAATTCACACAGAAACGTATTTAATCCAGTGACTGTGAGAGACGGGAGTGGATGTGTTGCTGCAGTGGTCTGAGCCTTGTTTGCGctgctttttgtatttcaggCTCTGTTTGCCATCCGCCGAGTGCTACTGGCCCAGCACACAGCATTTCCTGTGTCAGGAGCTGATCTGTATGAGGAACTACTGAGCTCCACGGCCATCCTCTCCACGGGAAATCCCAGGTAAAAGTCAATTCTGCGCACGCAGCAGAGCATGCAGCTTTGTCTTTTGGGGCTTGGGGGATTTGGCGGTGGGCTCGGAAGAGCTGCAACAACTTACAGGAAGTTTCAGGCTCCCATTTCCACACTCATGGGGACACATTTCTGAGGTTTTTATGATGCCGTTACAGTTTCTTCCTAATCAGTCCTGTCGGGTTAACGCCTTTGGCTGCTTTCATAAAGCTAACAACAGTTTGTCTGCGTTGAAAGTCAAAGTGATTTCACTTGATTTGGCTATTGAGTTTTAAGGTTTTTCCCGCTCTGCAGAGATAATGTGTGTGTTCGTGATGTTTTCACTTCAGATTTACAGACAGTCTCAGGTAAAGCCTAATAAAGTTCACCTGGAGGTCACATGACTTTGGCAGGAGAAGTTCCAGGACTTTGTGTCTGGGTTACAGTTTTAATGAGCTCATCTTGTCAGCTGTCTGCTGAGATTCGTTGCTGTGAGGGAATGACATCACGTCGCCTCTTTAAGTGCCTCGTACTGTAGCGCCACCAGGCCGCCATCGTGGATTTAATGGTCATGTTCATGAACTCTGCGGCACAAAAGCAGCGCCACGTATAAACATGTCTTAATAACAAAATGAGCATCACAGCACGGGGCAGCAGTGTCATAACGTTCTgcatccttcacaataaaagtctttaACATATACGCTGAGCGTTTCCTTCAAAGGACTCTCTCTAAACATCTGCAGCTTATAAAATATCAACAGGGCTGAGCTTTCCCCACCTGCGACCATGACAGATGAGCAGCAACAAGGTCACATGTTAGAGTAAAACAACAGTGTGGTTATTCTACAACCATGTAGAGGAAGAGATCATTAGGCCATACTACGCTGCAACTTTCCCACCTTTCAACCCAACACATACACAACATACAGGTACATAATGGGAATGCATTGTGAACATTGTGCAAAAAATAACTGCACAATTTCCTAATATTGTGCAGCACATTATATACAGGGTGGGCcgtttctatggatacaccttaataaaatgggaatggttggtgatattaacttcctgtttgtggcacattagtatatgggaggggggaaacttttcaagatgggtggtgaccatggtggccattttcTCGTCACTTTTAAAacgtgttcaaagtgttggattgtcgatgcaaccctcttctcccactctgcacacactgacagcaacaccgcaggagaaatgctagcacaggcttccagtatccgtagtttcagctgctgcacatctcgtatcttcacagcagagacaactgccttcagatgaccccaaagataaaagtctaagggggtcagatcgggagaccttgggggccGTTCAACTGGTCCACGACGACCAATcgactttccaggaagtggaagtgggtGAAGAGGGTTGcgttgacaatccaacacaatgggcagcactttgaacacattttataagtggtgagaaacttgtaaataactcataaaagaataaagttatgttaaaaccaagcacaccgttgtttttcttgtgaaattccctaTAAGtctgatgtgtcacatgaccctcttcccattgaaaaaaacaaaaacaaaagttggatccaaaatggccgacttcaaaATGTCCCCCATGGTcgccacccatcttgaaaagtttcccccctcccgtatactaatgtgccacaaacaggaagtcaatatcaccaaccattcccattttattaaggtgtatccatagaaatggccgaccctgtatGTCGTAGGACTTGACCTGACACGTAATGTtagtaccattagcaaaatatcatcaTTGGGTtgacgtctacaactgattaacttttggaatcaaccctaATCACGGCGTAAATAGACacgactcagtcagttttacagatatcgagctgagatttggagtggtagtagctgagagtcattcacaacacgtactccaagcactaacagagcGTGTCAGATATcgatgttgttttttaaaggtttgacaaaaacagccatATCTCCATCGTTTCTCagcagatgatcttagtctaaaactctggtgtgaaaggtggcgggtgatatgcattccttcaaagaatgttaggactttaagtattttttaattattaactgACTACTTAAATGGTTTTCCATAACTGTCTTCATCctcctgtgtttacttttttataagACATCAATAACGTTCAGTGACATCAGTCGATCAGTTTTATCAAAGTAAAACCTTCCTTCAGATTCAGTGTTTTGAAAATCGAATTTACATTGAGTTATGCTTGTAGAAAATGCGTCTCCAGTGGCTGtagtaagaaagaaaaataaataaataaatcttttggcAGCTCCGACTGACGCGGTTTCTCGTTGGTCCATTTGGCTCGTATCTCCATCCTTAAGTGGCTTCTGACATATCAGCTCCATTAACTCTGCCCTCAGCTTGACCACTTTctgctggaaaaaacaaacaccacagacaagcaatgtaaaacattttagctgcacatcagaaaatcaaaatttaatgacttggaagaaaagcagaaatcccCGCTGCCATCGCCATGGCGGCGTGGCATAAACGCTTTCTGCTGGCGTCGCGGGATCCAGTCGTCTGTGTGTCATCGTTCGAAGCACGCAGGGTAAATACTCTTCAGCCGGGGCACACGCTTGTCTCCACAAATTTGTGAAACGGTCCAGCTTGGCATAATTTATAGGATGAGACCTTTCCTACAGTCAGACTTTCTGTTCCGGCATAATTAACGACCACAGGTGTTTTCTCTCCCCCTCTGTGGCTCCTTTTTTAAGTGGTTTTTATAAATTAGTTACAGCTCTGGAGCAGTGATATGAAACTAAATCATACATGTCAGCAAAGCtgttgtgatgtgtgtgtgtgtgtgtgtgtgtctcggCTGCTCTCTGCTGGTGATGAGCGGGAATCCGAGTGTCACAGATGGTTTAATGAAGGTGTTTGCTTTGAGAGATCTTCAGAAAATGATCAACTGTTTGATTTAACgctttaataaaatgtcttctcaggaaaatataaaacactgaactcatttatttggactttttaataacattaaaCATCAATAACTTTTGATTTAGTCCTGTAGCCGTCTTCCTCCAGTCTTTATCCCCgctgtcatgaaaggcgggAGATCATTTGTTCGTTTGTctccctgttagcaaaatatctcgtgaaccagcGAATAGGgctcatctacaactgagtcaacccagttgaagatggccgccacagctaatccagtGGTTCTCAGACAAAGGCTGCTGACATAGGTGGACCTcggacctggttctggttcgagctttaagtcccgccccctctttgtaaacaaactttgaCTTTTCTTGATTTGCGTAGCTCttactttgctgctgtatgCTCAGTTCATTTTCCCaacatgtttagctgtaattagttatgttacacttaaaaagaaaaacattttctgtgacagTGGGAttgtaggcggggcttaaagccccACACCTCTAgcgcacagactctggttccaaaaatgcGTGGTAGCTTTGGTAAAACAgctcctgctggcttcagttcccaaAAGCGAGAGAAGGCAGGAACATTTGGTCCAGGTTCTCAGACTTTTTACCTTCTGACCcataaaacaaaagcctgaGAGACCCGTGACTCCGCCTACTGCTGGTTAAAGAACGTAAACGTTGCTGTTCGTTTAACAAATATGCTAATCTTTCAAATCTTCTTAAGATGGTGTTTCCTAACCCACACTGTGACCCAAACTTTGAGAACTACCGAGCTAATTAACATCGATGAGTAAAACTCTACGAATTCAAGTCGCTGAGAGTCGTTTCTGAGGTCTTCGTTTAAAACCTTGGCGTGccaggcagcgggcgatatgcattccttaaaaaaatgctactttactttttttagccATCttcaaatatattaaataatccgttaaatcttccttttttgaaccatataatttgtttttaatgtttcgtGATGCAGATGACAGAACTCTGCCTCAAAcaaagctttctttctttcttaaactaatatgttttacagtaaaaacgtCTTAAAATCctctgattttattcttttcatacATTTATGGCTCTAATAATAGGCTGTCAGATCAATTTGTTGGTTAATTCGTGTGGAAAAAATGTAGCAGCggttagtttcttttttatattttactttgtttgaggacctgatttaaatgactaTAATCAAACGGCTGCCAATGACAGTGTTCACTGCAAGAtttctctttacatttttctctttatcaCATAAAAGGaactttttattgaaatattcagattttacACGAGTACAGTGTTTGGATTTGTAAAGATATTACACATAGAGCTCTGGGAAACTAATTATTCCtaatataaatgtgcatttacTTATTCTCAGGTTTATTCAGGGCACTGAGGTGAAACTAATTCAGCCTAAAAAGAGCTGGAAAATCATCTTtagtttgtattattattattactgcagGTTTTGGTGCCTTTGAgctgtttagttattttatcGTCATGCCTGATGTTTAGTTCCTTATTGATATTAATGTGGGGCCCGAGATGCAGGATAAACTGAATTCTGCTTTCTGAGTTATTATAATGTTGGATCAActgacataaaacataaaacttgtgACTTGTGTGTTCGTAATGTCACCCCGAGGCGAGAATTGTTTTCAGAAATGGATTGACATTTCAGTGCACTGATGTGTTGTGTGCATCCTTAAACCTCCAGTCTCCTTTTATCAGCAAACActcctgtcagaaataaacgCTTCAGGCCTccctggatgtttttttttttttttcgtttctcttctttttgcaTGAGTCAGTGTCATCCATCTGCTTCCAGTCATCATGATTAATATACAGAATATTTCCTGCTTTGTTTAGAACCTGTTGTGTTGCATGAATCCGGTTTTAACCAGTCAACCGCTTCATGCTTTAGAATCTGAGGGTTGATGTGAATATTtcacatatttaaatgtttacatcgAATTGACTGGAAACACTTGTGTCTGGTTTTCATTCGAAAGCTGCAGAAACCCTGAAAGCTGCGCTCTCTTTAACATTCCTCtcctttttctgctgtttgacgGACAAACAGAGAATGAGAGGCTTTaactgaaatgtgaaaaaattaaTCACTTTTATTCAGgaagaaatgttgaaaatattCATACACGGTGCTGGAATTAAAACAGCactccttaaaagaatgcatattgcccattTCATGACCGCGGATGAGCCGGACTCCTGTAGCCTCTCTCGTCTTCCTAACATAAATAATCCTGATTTATTAAATAGTCAGAAGGAATGGAGGGTGTCAAGTAGACCAATTAGCCTTTTGCCATATTTTAAATGATCTAATATTGGCCATGCCTTTGCATACTTAGCCGATTATCAAgcagctcttttattttttttaagcaatgatGCTCTTCTATAcaccagccgagaaacatagtccctccagcgtgtcctgggtcttctcctgggcctcctcccggcgagacgtcaccagggaggcgtccaggaggcatcctcaccagatgcccgagccacctcagctggctcctctcgacgtggaggagcagcggctctactctgagtccctcccggatgaccgagcttctcactcgatctctaagggagagcccagacaccctgcggaggaaactcatttcagccgcttgtattcccgatctcgttctttcggtcactacccaaagctcgtgaccatagatgagggtaggaacgtagatcgaccggtaaatcaagagcttcgccttttgactcagctctctcttcaccacgacataccggtacagcgcccgcttcactgcagacgctgcaccaatccgcctgtcgatctcccgctttagttttccctcatttgtgaacaagaccccgagatacttaaattcctccacttggggcaggacatcttccccgacccagagaaggcactctacccttttccggctcggatttggaggcactgatcctcatgtTGTTGCATAATAAtgtatattattgttttatttttttcttagccaatttaattttgttggatggaaaaaaaaacacatcagccaTTGGCTGCCCTGGTTTCTAAAGATCAGCATAAATACAAACTGAGGCAGACGGGGAGTGCCACAGCTGcgttttgattattattatgtttaacatccatccatccatttaaccaccttctaccacttatctgtggttgggtcGTGGAGGCAGCAGGGCTAAGAGAGAAatccagacctccctctccccagagacaccctccagctcctcctgggggatcccaaggcgttcccagaccagagagttCTGGATCTGCTCcggggtctcttcccagtgggacatgcctgatAAGGGAAGGTGGAaggcgtcctaatcagatgctcctcaccttatctctgaggctgagcccggccacgctacaaaggaagctcatttcagccgcttgcaTCCAGGATCTCCTTGTTtctcatgatccaaacctcaggacCATAGATAAGGGTTGGTAGATGGAGCAGTAAATCGAGTTTCCTCGTGTTTCACCACAACTGATCGAAGCAACGCCCTCATGACTGCGGGCGAGGTCCCGATCCGTtgatccatctcccgctccatccaaccatcactcaggaacaagactcccagatacttggaCTCCTCCatgtgaggcagagactcatcccgACCCAGATTGAGCATTCCACCTGTTTCAGGTTGAGAACCATGACCTGGTGGTTCTGTtggcctgaagacgccaacataaccacatcatccacaaaaagcagagatgagattctgaggttcccaaaccaacATTAATTAtataacttaaaaataaaattattagtaCTAATATTTGCTAATATAGGAATTTATCCTTGAAGCTGGTGGCTGTtgacccagtgtttcagctgccTTAAGTAAGAAGCTTCTAATTCACTAATCCAccattagtttaaaaaaactcttaatTTTCCAATAAAGTGGAATAATTATTGTTTATACTGGTCCAGTTTGTTCCCCACAGCTCGTACATGGATTCTCCTCCAATCACACAAAGATGGAGCCTTTCAGTTTTCTGATGAGAACGACTCAtgggagactttttttttttaatctgtgacTTTTCAAGGGCAATCACTTTCATCTCCCCGAGTCCTTACAAGAACACAACGTGATGCTCCATCAACAGCCCAGCCGTCCTCGCTCTGTTGTCAGAGCAGGCAGGAAATAATGCAAATAAGTCCATCCCCACCAATTCTTCTCTTGACAATCACACAGTGAGGGGGTGGCGGAAACCGCAGGCTTAACCTTCAAGCTGGAGGACCATGACTGTGTAAATATAAGAGCACGTCTGTCACATCTATCATCACCAGTAAGATAACGAGACCCcaaaaactgcagtttgttgGTCTGTGCCGAAACCAAATCAGAACTCTGTAGTGGTGAAGGATCAGATGGTTAAAGTGAGTCTGCTATTAATCCTATAACAGAACATTAGttgctgtttggttttagaCACATTTAGGTCAACAAtcaaagtgttttatgtttgtctttaacTCTGAAGCCAAGTCTTTATGACAGAGAACTGAGTTATTCCTTCTGAGTGATAATACGCAGAAAAGCCAAAGAAGAACCCAAAGTTTTGGGGAGTTGGCCGTAAACAAGCATGAAACCAGTTTTACTCTGGCTCGGCAGCGCTGTTGTTCACAAACTGAAATCAGACGGGATGTTGGTGAAAGCTTCTCCTTTAACCACATCTTCCCCGTCCGGTCTTCATTCAGCCCACTCGCTTGGAAATTATTGGACCTCTGGTGATTTATGGCCCAAGTTTCTTGTAGTGTGAGCAcgtacagggaaaaaaaaaaaagtggaaacacTTGTCTGGAGGAGGTCAGGTGTAAACAACCTGTGGGTGTACGAAGGTGGGGTTCAGGATGGATTTACTCATGTAGCACCAACAAACCCTGAACAAGACTCACAAGGTTGTAAATCCTCTGCAGAGACCGTATGTCACTCACCAAATCCCTTTgaataaaagtagtaaaagtgcCATTTCTGAGGCTTTAGCTGCTCCTGTTTTAAATCGGCGAAGCAGTTTAGTGTGACTGACCTCGGGGTAAACTCGTGGAGGAAATAAATAATCGGTTAAAGCAAAAAAGGTGGAGAGATCAATGCTTTGATCAACCCATACAAGCTTTTCTCATCAGACCACCTGTTGATTTCATCCTGGGACCGCGAACGTGTTACTGGGCCTGACATCTTTACAttcagctggagctgcaggtcATTCAGaaaccctttttgttttgttgaatttgtAGCAGCCTTTCCTGAAGATTATCTGCCAAACGTTGGTTTATAAAACTGGAGACAAAAAGGTTTGATTGCTGTGGCTCGGAGCTGTTATCTGGACCTGAAACTCcacagattttattcttttttaattgtctgTTGTTACTCATTGTTAAATCAGTCTGACCAACTTGTTGAACATGTtaattttggttttatgttttagtgttttattgaaGTTGAGTTATTGACCTTTACCTTTCACAAAGTAAAGCCCTTTGGTTCAGCtagtagtttttaaatatgctaaaaaatataaacttaactaaaaaaacatgatcAGAATTTTGCCGTATAAATATCTTCACATCATTTAGTGCAGCTTATTGCAATAATATCCCATTAAAACTTCTAAAAACCGCAGAATTGCTCTTACCTTTATGCAGTATGCAGTATATAGACACAGATTAACTTCTTGGTGCTCttccacaataataataataaaaactagaGTAATTGTCCAAAAAGCTGCAGTCTGTCTCTTTAGTCCCAGAAACTTTTGGGAATTCCTGTCAGacgtttttgtggttttattgaaTAGGTTTGGATGGTTTCCTTCTACCATCCACAGTATCCATCTGCTTTTACCCAGACCCtccaaaatcaagcaaaccccgcgaaatcgcaactttctaaagtgattcgccaccgtttctgcggtctagtctcttctctgtgggtttgtgtagcgtggaatacaaaataaccccaaataactcaggaagaagacacgtgacgtcacttcctgttaacatcagaatgccgggagcgtgcaggagcagcgactgaagccaaaatgtgcgctaatNNNNNNNNNNNNNNNNNNNNNNNNNNNNNNNNNNNNNNNNNNNNNNNNNNNNNNNNNNNNNNNNNNNNNNNNNNNNNNNNNNNNNNNNNNNNNNNNNNNNNNNNNNNNNNNNNNNNNNNNNNNNNNNNNNNNNNNNNNNNNNNNNNNNNttgtgtctgcaaaacatgtgaggagagctgcagaccagggacaatccagaaatgctcatgaatgtcagtttagaagctatcaaagttctcaaataaagcaccttttgagaatgtcaatgtttgttgggaattaccttacaaaactaggaaggatttttggtttatatattaaaagttatgtttttttattgattttagtaaaaaaattcgcaacttttaggaaaatgccccgcgaaatcaggcattttagccgcaacaatcacaaaaagtgcctgtgaaatcctggagggattgataaACTGAAGTGTTGTTTCAGTGAGCTGTAAGACTGTCTGTATATACAGGATATGCCTGCATATGCTGTGAGTTTCAgacaaaacagatgaaaaaatcTACCACTCCTGATGTGTTCAGCAGCTGAAACCCTGAAAGGCTGAGTCTGGATGTTTACCCAACCTTAGTTTTCGTCGACCCTGTGGCTGCACTTGAAGCTAATAGTTTATTAAACTGGATGGCAGTTGTGAGTAATGAATTGTgtacctcctttttttttttcttttattttgttgcagctTAGATAAACTGCTGGATTCCGGCTTGTTTACTGGCGAGATAACGGAGCTGTCAGGAGGCCCAGGAAGCGGCAAATCTCAGGTGAACTTTTCTTCCCTCACAATCTCTGATAAATTCAACCTCATAAATTTACTCTTAGTTTGAATTCGCTCACCACCTCGGGCACATAAAATTAGATTCAGAGGTATTGTTTCAGCGACTATTCCCTGCGTGCCTTTCCTGTCTTGTAGGTGTGCTTCGGCGCCGCCGTGCACATTTCTCACCACCTGAAACAGAGCGTAATATACATCGACACCACCGGAGGGCTGACTGCCAGCCGCTTGCTGCAAATGCTCCGATCTGAGACGACTAACACAGACGAGCAGGTGAGCTGACACACGTGTCCTTTCAAAAATCACTTTATCCGGCATAAAAATCTGTCGACAGCAGGAACTTCTATTTCCAGATGGAAGCTCTTCAGAGGATTCGTATCGTCCGTTTGTTCGACGTCTACGCTCTGCTCGACTGTCTGTACGGGCTCTGCGGCGGCGGCCTTCAGCAGGTCTGTTCGCCGAGATTCCTCCAGCTGCGCCCGCGGGACGTTGGGCTTTCAGAGGTCTAACGTTTGTCACGTTTTGTGTCAGGCGTCTGTCGGCGGGGGCTCCGTGAAGGCGGTGATCGTGGACTCGGTGTCCGCCGTGATCGCCCCTCTGCTGGGAGGCAAACAGAGCGAAGGTGACGTCTCTTTCTTCATGCCGTGGATTTTCAACTTTAAAGATGTTCCTTTCTCTCGTGCGATCTGTTAGCTCTGTTTTAGCTCAACAGACGTAAAGTTTACAAGAGTTGCagcaatatttgtgtttgctaacttCAGTTTATTGAGTAGATTTACTTAAAGaataatcagttatagatgctTATTAAATGATTGCTTTATACGTacgtgttgagaatgacttccagctactacatcatattttagccattcttgttttttaatgtcagctggctgtggcagccatcttgaatcgggtgaAGAAATAATGCAAATTTCATTGAGTAGTTTCTGAGAGACACATAAAACTTGCAGCGACAGGTAATAATGTGTAAATATGGGAGTATCTGTCagtttagctgcaacaatcggACATTTTCTGCCTGTGGACCAACCTCTCCACGTCTTCCCGCGCCTCCAGGAATGTCCTTGATGACCCAAGTTGCAGGAGTCCTCAAGACGATGGCGAAGGACTTCAGCGTTGCTGCTCTGGTAAGGATGACACGCGCTGCTCTGAATGCGAGCTGCGTTCCCACTGTCAGGACATCTCCGGTTAGTGCCTTCAGACCTGATATGAACATCAAGCATCCTCCCATCTGTCTGGGTTCAGGAATGAACTCGTAAAGACTGGATTGGATTTAAAGTGTGCACCACAGATGACTTGTTACATTTGATTAGT belongs to Kryptolebias marmoratus isolate JLee-2015 linkage group LG13, ASM164957v2, whole genome shotgun sequence and includes:
- the rad51d gene encoding DNA repair protein RAD51 homolog 4 isoform X1 — translated: MVILREGMCPGLDEDLLRSLRAADIRTVEDLVSSDSEELAQKCSVSYKALFAIRRVLLAQHTAFPVSGADLYEELLSSTAILSTGNPSLDKLLDSGLFTGEITELSGGPGSGKSQVCFGAAVHISHHLKQSVIYIDTTGGLTASRLLQMLRSETTNTDEQMEALQRIRIVRLFDVYALLDCLYGLCGGGLQQASVGGGSVKAVIVDSVSAVIAPLLGGKQSEGMSLMTQVAGVLKTMAKDFSVAALVTNHVTRSGSGDVQPGLGVSWSHVPRTRILLERVETAPSVSRSSLRSATLIKSSRQPCCIKEEFDLRWWSGAAGGASGKRKLDQAGS
- the rad51d gene encoding DNA repair protein RAD51 homolog 4 isoform X2, yielding MVILREGMCPGLDEDLLRSLRAADIRTVEDLVSSDSEELAQKCSVSYKALFAIRRVLLAQHTAFPVSGADLYEELLSSTAILSTGNPSLDKLLDSGLFTGEITELSGGPGSGKSQVCFGAAVHISHHLKQSVIYIDTTGGLTASRLLQMLRSETTNTDEQMEALQRIRIVRLFDVYALLDCLYGLCGGGLQQASVGGGSVKAVIVDSVSAVIAPLLGGKQSEGMSLMTQVAGVLKTMAKDFSVAALVTNHVTRSGSGDVQPGLGVSWSHVPRTRILLERVETAPSVSRSSLRSATLIKSSRQVQAAHRVLTLNPSQPCCIKEEFDLRWWSGAAGGASGKRKLDQAGS